One stretch of Sardina pilchardus chromosome 17, fSarPil1.1, whole genome shotgun sequence DNA includes these proteins:
- the LOC134062073 gene encoding striatin-interacting proteins 2-like, protein MLVVFKSAPILKRALKVKQAMMQLYVLKLLKIQTKYLGRQWRKSNMKTMSAIYQKVRHRLNDDWAYGNDIDARPWDFQAEECALRESIEKFNARRYECGQLADFAPVDNCLQSVLGRRVELPEDFPFSYPLWLEREVFSTPIQWEGLLTQH, encoded by the exons ATGCTGGTGGTGTTCAAGTCCGCTCCCATCCTGAAGAGGGCGCTGAAGGTCAAGCAGGCCATGATGCAGCTGTACGTGCTGAAGCTGCTGAAGATCCAGACCAAGTACCTGGGCCGCCAGTGGAGGAAGAGCAACATGAAGACCATGTCCGCCATCTACCAGAAGGTCCGCCACCGCCTCAACGACGACTGGGCTTACGgcaacg ataTCGACGCGAGGCCGTGGGACTTCCAGGCGGAGGAGTGTGCTCTGCGCGAGAGCATCGAGAAGTTCAACGCGCGGCGCTACGAGTGCGGTCAGCTGGCCGACTTCGCGCCGGTGGACAACTGCCTGCAGAGCGTGCTGGGGCGGCGCGTGGAGCTCCCCGAGGACTTCCCCTTCAGCTACCCGCtgtggctggagagagaggtgttctCCACGCCCATACAGTGGGAGGGGCTACTGACGCAGCACTGA